One window of Helianthus annuus cultivar XRQ/B unplaced genomic scaffold, HanXRQr2.0-SUNRISE HanXRQChr00c067, whole genome shotgun sequence genomic DNA carries:
- the LOC110942809 gene encoding lupeol synthase-like: MTLGAEFNVESLTSRVWNTTLNRPKDLSKQFRNFPTYSTIQAHDGHWPAESAGPLFFLPPLVIALYVTGAMNAILTPTHQLEIKCYIYNHQNEDGGWGIHIEGHSTMFGSVFSYVTLRLLGEEADSGAEDMAVVKGRKWILDHGGAVVIPSWGKFWLAVLGIYEWSGCNLTPPELLLLSYYFPLHPGKMMCYSLLVYMPMSYVYGKRFVGRLTSRLVQALRQELYTEPYQDLNWNKARNTCAKEDLYFPRPLVQDIVWGVLHNIAEPILRCQSFSKLREKALKVAMEHLHYEDKSTRYLCIACVEK; the protein is encoded by the exons ATTTATCCAAGCAATTTCGAAATTTTCCAACATACTCCACTATCCAGGCCCATGATGGCCACTGGCCTGCTGAATCTGCTGGCCCTTTGTTTTTCCTTCCACCATTG GTGATAGCACTATATGTGACAGGAGCCATGAATGCAATTCTCACACCTACACATCAACTAGAAATCAAATGCTACATTTATAATCATCAG AATGAAGATGGAGGTTGGGGAATACATATTGAGGGTCACAGCACAATGTTTGGATCAGTATTTAGTTATGTTACCTTGAGATTGCTTGGGGAAGAAGCCGATAGTGGTGCAGAGGACATGGCAGTGGTTAAAGGTCGTAAATGGATCCTTGACCACGGTGGTGCAGTTGTGATTCCTTCGTGGGGGAAGTTTTGGCTCGCT GTACTTGGAATATACGAGTGGTCAGGTTGTAATCTAACACCACCTGAACTTTTGCTCCTCTCTTATTATTTCCCACTTCATCCAG GCAAAATGATGTGTTATTCTCTCTTAGTTTACATGCCAATGTCATACGTATATGGCAAAAGATTCGTGGGAAGATTAACCAGCAGATTAGTTCAAGCACTAAGGCAAGAGCTTTATACAGAGCCGTATCAGGATCTCAACTGGAATAAAGCAAGGAATACATGTGCAAAG GAAGATCTCTACTTTCCACGTCCACTTGTTCAGGATATCGTTTGGGGTGTTCTTCATAACATTGCTGAACCTATTTTAAGATGTCAATCCTTTTCGAAATTACGAGAAAAGGCCTTAAAAGTTGCAATGGAGCATCTTCACTATGAAGATAAGAGTACTAGATATCTTTGTATTGCATGTGTGGAAAAG